A portion of the Corynebacterium rouxii genome contains these proteins:
- a CDS encoding sterol carrier family protein, with the protein MARRAPDPAETRAAVLAIADWIAHPESVEKPPRMAIATAVRLTVRTVEKLAPGNSVELRVPPFVAVQCIEGPRHTRGTPPNVVETTPLAWLRLATGLDPYAGNPQVSASGTRAGEIAYWLPVVTLNQHGPV; encoded by the coding sequence ATGGCACGACGAGCCCCAGATCCTGCAGAAACACGAGCAGCGGTACTCGCCATCGCCGATTGGATCGCACACCCGGAAAGCGTCGAAAAGCCCCCACGCATGGCCATCGCTACAGCTGTACGCCTGACCGTAAGGACCGTCGAAAAGCTCGCGCCGGGCAACTCCGTGGAACTCAGAGTGCCGCCATTTGTTGCCGTGCAATGCATCGAAGGCCCACGGCACACCCGCGGCACCCCACCCAATGTTGTAGAAACCACGCCGCTTGCGTGGCTGCGGCTTGCTACTGGGTTGGATCCCTACGCTGGCAACCCGCAAGTGTCGGCTTCGGGCACCCGTGCAGGGGAGATCGCATACTGGCTGCCCGTGGTGACGCTTAATCAGCATGGCCCTGTATAA
- the nrdF gene encoding class 1b ribonucleoside-diphosphate reductase subunit beta produces the protein MSYIDNSITPPQWLHNPTTPLRPINWNRTQDAKDNEVWQRLTANFWLPEKVPLSNDLPTWRTMTPVYRELVTRTFTGLTLLDTLQASVGEISQIPDAHTEHEQAVYANIAFMQAVHARSYSSVFSTMCSSTEIDDAYTWAVSNPLLQRRATRVIEHYYGDDPLKRKVASTLLSSLLLYAGFYLPLWLSTRGKLMNTADMIRLILRDKAVHGYYSGYKYQRGLELKPERANEMAEFTYSLCDELLEMEKAYTADLYVPADQANALEGLTLDGVMSFVYYNADKALMNLGYEPAYEEQAAHVSPEIIAALTPESNETHDFFSGSGSAYIIGTAEETTEEDWDF, from the coding sequence ATGAGCTACATCGACAACTCCATCACCCCGCCACAATGGCTACACAACCCCACCACCCCACTGCGCCCCATCAACTGGAATCGCACCCAAGACGCAAAAGACAACGAAGTGTGGCAGCGCCTCACCGCAAACTTCTGGCTACCAGAAAAAGTGCCACTATCCAACGACCTCCCTACCTGGCGCACCATGACACCCGTCTACCGCGAGCTTGTCACCCGCACCTTCACAGGGCTTACGCTGCTTGACACACTCCAAGCAAGCGTCGGCGAAATCAGCCAAATTCCCGACGCCCACACCGAACACGAACAAGCCGTCTACGCCAACATCGCCTTCATGCAGGCCGTCCACGCCCGCAGCTACTCCTCAGTGTTTAGCACCATGTGCTCCAGCACGGAGATCGACGACGCCTACACCTGGGCCGTATCCAACCCCCTTCTCCAGCGCCGCGCCACCCGCGTCATCGAACACTACTACGGCGACGATCCCCTCAAACGAAAAGTCGCTTCCACGCTGCTCTCTTCTCTACTCCTCTACGCAGGCTTCTACCTGCCACTTTGGCTATCAACACGCGGAAAACTCATGAACACCGCCGACATGATCCGCCTCATCCTGCGCGATAAAGCCGTCCACGGCTACTACTCCGGATATAAATATCAACGCGGGCTCGAGCTCAAACCCGAACGCGCCAATGAAATGGCAGAGTTCACCTACTCGCTTTGCGACGAACTCCTCGAGATGGAAAAGGCCTACACCGCCGACCTCTACGTCCCAGCCGACCAAGCCAATGCCCTAGAAGGCCTCACCTTGGACGGCGTGATGTCTTTTGTGTACTACAACGCCGACAAAGCACTGATGAACCTAGGCTACGAGCCGGCATACGAAGAACAAGCAGCACACGTAAGCCCCGAAATTATTGCGGCCTTAACCCCAGAATCCAATGAAACTCATGACTTCTTCTCGGGGTCCGGTTCTGCCTACATCATCGGAACCGCGGAAGAAACCACGGAAGAAGACTGGGACTTTTAG
- the trhA gene encoding PAQR family membrane homeostasis protein TrhA: MTAAPPTQMVEYRRWFYDRGPRPITRGWFHLVAAWCALVSGSVLSTFAFIYRPWPQALGVLIYAIGVVALFGVSAAYHRGRWKTPETVAWWRRADHATIAIFIAATYTPLCLIALPQSLWVLYLAWAGAAGALILSMVWITHPRWLAATIYIALGWLITPLIPALWHAEGPAVVWLLFIGGIVYSAGAIVYALRWPGRNATIMGYHEVFHAATIVAAIVHLVSVWMVVIPNAS; the protein is encoded by the coding sequence ATGACCGCAGCACCGCCAACCCAGATGGTCGAATATCGCCGATGGTTCTACGACCGCGGCCCCCGCCCCATCACCCGCGGCTGGTTCCACCTCGTGGCCGCATGGTGTGCCCTCGTCTCAGGCTCAGTACTGTCCACCTTTGCCTTCATTTACCGCCCTTGGCCACAGGCGCTCGGCGTACTGATCTACGCCATCGGGGTAGTAGCCCTCTTTGGTGTATCCGCCGCATATCACCGCGGCCGCTGGAAAACCCCCGAAACAGTTGCGTGGTGGCGTCGCGCCGACCACGCCACCATTGCAATATTCATTGCAGCAACCTACACGCCCCTATGCCTGATCGCCCTCCCGCAATCGCTCTGGGTGCTCTACCTTGCATGGGCAGGAGCCGCAGGTGCACTCATCCTCAGCATGGTGTGGATCACCCACCCGCGCTGGCTAGCGGCCACCATTTATATCGCTTTAGGCTGGCTGATAACCCCACTGATCCCTGCACTTTGGCACGCCGAAGGCCCAGCCGTGGTATGGCTGCTGTTTATCGGCGGCATTGTTTACTCCGCAGGCGCTATCGTGTACGCCCTACGCTGGCCAGGAAGAAACGCCACCATCATGGGCTACCACGAGGTATTTCACGCAGCTACCATCGTGGCCGCAATCGTTCACCTCGTCTCTGTCTGGATGGTGGTCATACCCAACGCCTCGTAG
- the purF gene encoding amidophosphoribosyltransferase, translating into MGSVAQTDQPQKDNLPFDSTTVPSTLTDLDDRGEQAPREECGVFGVWAPGEEVSKLTYFGLFALQHRGQEAAGIAVGDGDQVVVFKDLGLVSQVFDEPTLESLSGDVAIGHTRYSTAGGVMWENSQPMFRVTPEGTDVALCHNGNLVNYLELMAEAAEHDLVKPDTEPSDSDVMTALLAHGVSEGTSLIESARALLPRMRGAFCLTFTDGHTMYAARDPWGVRPLVLGRLERGWVVASETCALDIVGASFVREIEPGELVAIDGAGIHSERFAHPQRKTCVFEYVYLARPDSTIHGRNVNATRMEIGRRLARESPIDGDLVIPVPESGNPAAVGYAQESRIPFGQGLVKNAYVGRTFIQPSQTLRQLGIRLKLNPLREVIQGKRLIVVDDSIVRGNTQRALIRMLREAGAAEVHVRIASPPVKWPCFYGIDFASPGELIANAVTGDNEAEVVQSVCSALGADSLGYVSTDAMIEATQQPRAELCCACFDGEYPIGMPAGNKNAELVSAMKRSSCASVD; encoded by the coding sequence ATGGGCAGCGTGGCACAAACTGACCAGCCCCAAAAAGACAATCTTCCGTTTGATTCCACTACCGTACCCTCAACGTTGACAGACCTTGACGACCGCGGCGAACAGGCTCCGCGCGAGGAATGTGGCGTTTTTGGTGTGTGGGCGCCAGGCGAAGAAGTATCCAAGCTCACCTATTTTGGACTTTTCGCCTTGCAGCACCGTGGACAAGAAGCTGCGGGAATCGCCGTCGGTGACGGCGATCAAGTCGTGGTATTCAAAGACTTGGGGCTTGTGTCCCAGGTGTTTGACGAACCTACCTTGGAATCCCTCAGCGGCGACGTGGCCATCGGCCATACCCGTTATTCCACTGCGGGTGGAGTGATGTGGGAAAACTCCCAACCAATGTTCCGTGTAACCCCAGAAGGAACCGATGTGGCGCTGTGCCACAACGGCAATCTGGTGAACTACCTCGAGCTCATGGCAGAAGCCGCCGAGCACGATTTGGTAAAACCTGACACTGAGCCCTCCGATTCCGATGTGATGACAGCCCTGCTGGCACACGGAGTATCGGAGGGTACATCTTTGATCGAATCCGCCCGAGCACTCCTGCCTCGTATGCGTGGTGCGTTCTGCTTGACCTTCACCGATGGTCACACCATGTACGCAGCCCGCGACCCGTGGGGTGTGCGCCCGCTCGTCCTTGGTCGACTGGAGCGCGGCTGGGTGGTTGCCTCGGAGACCTGTGCACTCGACATCGTGGGCGCGTCGTTCGTACGCGAGATCGAGCCAGGTGAACTCGTTGCTATCGACGGCGCCGGCATTCATAGCGAACGCTTCGCACATCCACAGCGCAAGACGTGCGTGTTTGAGTATGTCTATCTTGCTCGCCCTGATTCCACGATTCATGGCCGCAACGTCAATGCAACCCGCATGGAGATCGGCCGTCGACTAGCACGAGAATCGCCTATCGACGGCGACCTTGTTATCCCAGTCCCAGAATCCGGCAACCCTGCTGCGGTCGGCTACGCCCAAGAGTCGAGGATTCCTTTCGGTCAAGGTTTGGTGAAAAACGCCTACGTTGGCCGCACCTTTATTCAGCCGTCGCAAACCCTGCGCCAGCTGGGTATTCGCCTCAAGCTCAACCCGCTGCGTGAGGTCATCCAAGGCAAGCGCCTTATCGTCGTGGACGATTCCATCGTGCGCGGCAACACCCAGCGAGCCCTGATCCGCATGCTGCGTGAGGCCGGTGCCGCCGAGGTTCACGTGCGCATCGCTTCGCCGCCTGTGAAGTGGCCATGCTTCTACGGCATTGACTTTGCAAGTCCCGGCGAACTGATCGCAAACGCTGTCACCGGTGACAACGAAGCCGAGGTGGTGCAGTCGGTCTGCAGCGCCCTTGGTGCGGACTCCTTGGGCTATGTCTCCACCGATGCCATGATCGAAGCCACGCAACAGCCTCGCGCTGAACTATGCTGCGCATGTTTTGATGGTGAGTATCCCATCGGTATGCCTGCCGGAAACAAAAACGCCGAACTCGTATCCGCGATGAAGCGCAGCTCCTGCGCGAGCGTCGACTAG
- a CDS encoding glutathione peroxidase, protein MNIFDTEVTLINGEKTSMDQWAGHCLLIVNTASECGYTPQLETLEELYEDYAMRGFFVIGVPCNQFGEEEPGKDAQVARRYEEKFGVRFPLLAKSDVNGPNTIELYKKLKGDGPDIEWNFEKFVVAPSGEVVGRFAPSLDPDDMKIINVLEEYLPI, encoded by the coding sequence ATGAATATTTTTGATACCGAGGTCACGCTGATTAACGGAGAGAAAACCTCGATGGATCAGTGGGCTGGTCATTGTTTGTTGATCGTGAACACTGCATCAGAGTGCGGGTACACCCCGCAGCTGGAGACTCTCGAGGAGCTCTACGAGGATTACGCTATGCGTGGTTTCTTTGTGATTGGTGTTCCTTGTAACCAGTTTGGGGAGGAAGAACCTGGCAAGGATGCTCAGGTGGCGCGTCGATACGAAGAAAAGTTTGGGGTGCGGTTCCCGCTTTTGGCTAAGTCGGACGTGAACGGACCGAACACCATCGAGCTGTATAAGAAACTCAAAGGCGATGGCCCAGATATTGAGTGGAACTTTGAAAAGTTCGTGGTGGCACCAAGCGGTGAGGTAGTAGGTCGTTTTGCGCCGTCGCTGGATCCTGATGATATGAAGATCATCAACGTGCTAGAAGAGTATCTCCCTATTTAA
- the purB gene encoding adenylosuccinate lyase, whose product MSYVAEKKKIANVLSNRYASAELTELWSPEAKILLERQLWIAVMKAQKNLGVDIPAEAISAYEEVIDRIDLDSIAQREKITRHDVKARIEEFNALAGYEHIHKGMTSRDLTENVEQLQIYRSLEMMRNKSVSVAAAIAQHAAQYQSLVMAGRSHNVAAQATTLGKRFASAAEEILVAIDRVEDLLSRYPLRGIKGPMGTAQDMLDLVGGDEAKLAALETQIADHLGIARVFDSVGQVYPRSLDFDAVSALVQLGAGPSSLAHTIRLMAGNETVTEGFKEGQVGSSAMPHKMNARSCERVGGLQVILRGYLTMVADLSGQQWNEGDVFCSVIRRVALPDAFFALDGMYETFLTVLSEFGAFPAMIDRELERYLPFLATTRILMAAVRAGVGRETAHEVIKENAVAVALNMRENGGEQDLIDRLAADERLPMTREQLDEALADRHAFIGAAESQVARVVDRVNDLVRRYPAAAQYTPGDIL is encoded by the coding sequence ATGAGCTACGTGGCTGAGAAGAAGAAGATCGCAAACGTCCTGTCCAACCGCTACGCCTCTGCCGAGCTCACCGAACTGTGGAGCCCAGAGGCAAAGATCCTCCTGGAGCGCCAGCTGTGGATCGCAGTAATGAAGGCCCAGAAGAATCTGGGTGTTGATATTCCAGCAGAAGCAATTTCTGCCTACGAAGAAGTGATCGACCGCATCGACCTCGATAGCATCGCGCAGCGCGAAAAGATCACCCGCCATGATGTGAAAGCTCGTATCGAGGAGTTCAATGCTCTCGCAGGCTACGAGCACATCCATAAGGGGATGACTTCCCGCGACCTCACCGAGAACGTGGAACAGCTGCAGATCTACCGTTCGCTTGAGATGATGCGTAACAAGTCGGTGTCTGTTGCTGCTGCCATCGCACAGCACGCAGCACAGTACCAGTCCTTGGTCATGGCTGGCCGCTCCCACAATGTGGCTGCTCAGGCTACCACTTTGGGTAAGCGTTTTGCTTCTGCCGCCGAGGAAATTTTGGTGGCCATTGACCGCGTTGAGGACCTTCTGAGCCGCTATCCACTGCGCGGTATTAAGGGACCTATGGGCACCGCCCAAGATATGCTCGATCTTGTTGGTGGCGACGAGGCCAAGCTTGCCGCATTGGAAACTCAAATCGCTGATCACCTAGGTATTGCCCGCGTGTTCGATTCAGTGGGGCAGGTTTACCCCCGCTCTTTGGACTTCGATGCGGTGTCTGCTCTGGTTCAGTTGGGTGCTGGCCCATCCTCGTTGGCTCACACCATCCGCTTGATGGCTGGCAATGAGACGGTGACTGAGGGCTTCAAAGAAGGCCAGGTCGGTTCCTCGGCTATGCCACACAAGATGAATGCACGTTCGTGTGAGCGCGTCGGTGGCTTGCAGGTGATCTTGCGTGGTTACCTCACCATGGTTGCTGATCTTTCTGGTCAGCAGTGGAATGAGGGCGACGTGTTCTGCTCGGTTATTCGTCGTGTGGCTCTTCCGGATGCGTTCTTCGCGCTGGACGGCATGTACGAGACATTCCTCACAGTGCTGTCTGAGTTTGGTGCATTCCCAGCAATGATTGATCGTGAGCTTGAGCGCTACCTGCCGTTCCTTGCTACCACCCGCATTCTGATGGCTGCTGTTCGTGCTGGCGTTGGCCGTGAAACTGCGCATGAGGTGATCAAGGAGAACGCTGTGGCGGTTGCCTTGAACATGCGTGAAAACGGTGGTGAGCAAGACCTCATTGATCGCCTTGCGGCGGATGAGCGGTTGCCGATGACTCGTGAGCAGTTGGATGAAGCTTTGGCTGATCGCCATGCCTTTATTGGTGCCGCAGAATCGCAGGTTGCTCGCGTTGTTGACCGCGTGAATGATCTGGTTCGTCGCTACCCAGCGGCTGCCCAGTACACCCCAGGTGACATTCTCTAA
- a CDS encoding S9 family peptidase, producing the protein MRESHNVLPPVAPVRPITRTHHGIDFVDNYEWLRDKENPETIQYLEAENAFVEQQTAHLSQLKDNIYHEIKSRVKETDMSVPQRAGDFWYYGRSEEGKSYGYSCRIPVSEGADAWVPPTIPEGEPVAGEQIILDANELAEGHEFFALGASTVTTSGRYLAYSVDTEGDERFTLRVKDLTTGEHLVDEIPDVFYGATWAGEEYLFYQRVDAAWRPDSVWRHKIGTDPATDVQVFHEADERFNTGVGATRSERFLMIESASKITSEIWVLDLDNPTGEFRCVLPRKAGVEYDIDHAVVAGCDTWIVTHNAAGPNFEVGWTPVTDEEISLDSLEVLVPHRDDVRIEGVDTYRDHIVLAYRSGAIGRAAVMQLSADGFGVFEEITFDEELYTVGVGGHPEWDTPVVRMVYVSFTQPSQVFDYWIADGRRTLLKEQEVVGGYNAEDYTASRLWVEAHDGVRIPVSLIHRSDLDLSKPNPTLLYGYGSYESSIDPGFSIARLSLMDRGMVFAIAHVRGGGEMGRGWYDTGKTVTKKNTFTDFIAVADYLIEYGVTTSEMLVAEGGSAGGMLMGAVANMAGDRFKAIEAVVPFVDPLTSMLMPELPLTVTEWDEWGDPLHDVEVYNYMASYAPYENIEAKAYPNILAVTSLNDTRVLYVEPAKWIAQLRATATGGQFLLKTEMSAGHGGVSGRYEKWKQTAFEYAWLCHQATGKES; encoded by the coding sequence ATGCGTGAATCTCACAATGTCCTACCTCCGGTAGCTCCAGTCCGTCCCATTACTCGTACCCACCACGGGATTGATTTCGTAGATAACTACGAGTGGTTGCGGGATAAGGAGAATCCGGAGACGATCCAGTATCTCGAGGCAGAGAATGCTTTTGTTGAGCAGCAGACTGCGCACCTTTCGCAGTTAAAGGACAATATTTATCACGAGATTAAGTCGCGGGTGAAGGAAACAGATATGTCTGTTCCACAGCGTGCTGGTGATTTTTGGTATTACGGTCGATCCGAGGAAGGGAAGAGCTACGGCTATTCTTGCCGTATTCCGGTGAGCGAAGGCGCGGATGCGTGGGTACCGCCGACTATTCCTGAAGGGGAGCCGGTTGCGGGGGAACAGATCATCCTTGATGCCAATGAGTTGGCCGAAGGTCATGAGTTTTTTGCTTTAGGTGCTTCGACGGTGACCACATCAGGGCGTTACCTTGCTTATTCGGTTGACACTGAAGGTGATGAGCGTTTTACCCTGCGGGTCAAAGACTTGACAACGGGTGAACATCTTGTTGATGAGATCCCCGATGTGTTCTATGGTGCCACGTGGGCTGGCGAGGAATACTTGTTCTACCAGCGCGTTGATGCTGCGTGGCGTCCGGATTCGGTATGGCGGCATAAGATTGGCACGGATCCGGCGACGGATGTGCAGGTGTTCCATGAGGCCGATGAGCGTTTTAACACGGGTGTGGGTGCTACTCGCTCGGAGCGTTTTTTGATGATTGAGTCGGCTTCGAAGATTACGTCGGAGATCTGGGTCTTAGATCTGGATAATCCTACGGGGGAGTTCCGTTGTGTGCTGCCACGAAAAGCGGGCGTGGAATATGACATTGACCATGCTGTTGTTGCCGGTTGCGATACATGGATTGTGACGCACAATGCTGCTGGCCCGAACTTTGAGGTGGGCTGGACTCCGGTCACCGACGAGGAGATTTCTCTTGATTCTCTCGAGGTTTTGGTGCCACACCGTGATGATGTTCGAATCGAGGGTGTGGACACGTACCGTGATCACATTGTGTTGGCGTATCGCTCGGGGGCGATCGGTCGCGCAGCTGTGATGCAGTTGTCTGCTGATGGCTTTGGTGTTTTTGAAGAGATTACTTTCGACGAAGAGCTCTACACGGTTGGTGTGGGCGGACACCCTGAGTGGGACACCCCTGTGGTGCGCATGGTGTATGTGTCGTTTACGCAGCCAAGCCAGGTGTTTGATTATTGGATTGCTGATGGGCGACGCACCTTGCTCAAGGAGCAGGAGGTTGTCGGTGGCTATAACGCGGAGGATTACACGGCGTCGCGACTGTGGGTTGAGGCTCACGACGGTGTGCGTATCCCCGTGTCGTTGATTCATCGCTCTGATCTTGATCTGAGCAAGCCGAACCCTACGCTGTTGTATGGCTATGGTTCTTATGAGTCTTCGATCGACCCAGGTTTTTCCATAGCGCGGCTATCTTTGATGGATCGCGGCATGGTATTTGCTATCGCCCATGTGCGCGGTGGTGGTGAGATGGGCCGTGGCTGGTATGACACTGGCAAGACTGTGACGAAGAAGAACACGTTTACGGACTTCATTGCGGTAGCTGATTACCTGATCGAGTATGGGGTTACCACTTCTGAGATGTTGGTGGCAGAAGGCGGGTCTGCTGGCGGCATGCTCATGGGTGCGGTGGCAAACATGGCGGGTGATCGTTTCAAAGCGATTGAGGCTGTGGTGCCTTTCGTAGACCCATTGACGTCGATGTTGATGCCGGAGTTGCCGTTGACGGTAACGGAATGGGATGAGTGGGGTGACCCGCTGCATGATGTCGAGGTGTATAACTACATGGCCTCTTATGCACCTTATGAAAACATTGAGGCAAAGGCATACCCCAACATTTTGGCGGTGACCTCGCTCAATGATACTCGTGTGCTCTACGTTGAGCCGGCTAAGTGGATTGCACAGTTGCGTGCGACGGCAACGGGTGGACAGTTCTTGCTTAAGACGGAGATGTCTGCTGGTCACGGTGGTGTTTCGGGCCGTTATGAGAAGTGGAAGCAGACCGCGTTTGAATATGCTTGGCTGTGCCATCAAGCAACCGGAAAGGAATCCTAG
- a CDS encoding acyl-CoA thioesterase, with translation MNTRSPHVTLRFLAAPTDVLMAGSHGVGGGRVLEWIDKAAYACAVQWSGTYCVTAYVGHIHFTRPIPSGHMVEVRSRIAMTGRSSMHIVNEVLSADPREGVFTRACDCLVIFVAKDPETGGAMPVPSFTPDGPEEQRVLESALSRIDLRKAIEEEMEKQTYVGPSDAPRLVTRFLAKPTDVNWGGKVHGGTAMEWIDEAGAACTMEWSGEHTVAVYAGGIRFYRPIQIGDLIEVDARMMRTDNRGMQMSIFVRSGNPRGGREDLHTAIHATVSYVAVDIDGNPLPARQFVPRTQEDLQLAEHANVLRELRAQYSPMPLIAQKTTQRID, from the coding sequence ATGAATACACGCTCCCCTCACGTTACCCTTCGTTTTCTTGCTGCTCCCACCGATGTATTGATGGCTGGTAGCCATGGCGTGGGTGGTGGTCGTGTGTTGGAGTGGATTGATAAGGCTGCCTATGCGTGCGCGGTGCAGTGGTCGGGGACGTACTGTGTGACCGCGTATGTGGGCCATATTCATTTCACGCGTCCGATTCCGTCGGGGCACATGGTGGAGGTGCGCTCGCGAATTGCGATGACGGGGCGGTCGTCGATGCACATTGTTAATGAGGTGTTGTCGGCGGATCCACGCGAGGGTGTTTTTACTCGTGCGTGTGACTGCTTGGTGATTTTTGTGGCTAAGGATCCGGAAACGGGCGGGGCCATGCCGGTGCCGTCGTTTACGCCTGATGGTCCTGAGGAGCAGCGGGTGCTGGAGTCTGCGTTGTCTCGTATCGATCTGCGCAAGGCTATCGAGGAGGAGATGGAGAAGCAGACTTACGTTGGCCCTTCCGATGCGCCACGGCTGGTCACGCGCTTTTTGGCTAAGCCTACGGACGTGAACTGGGGCGGCAAGGTTCACGGTGGTACGGCCATGGAGTGGATCGATGAGGCCGGTGCCGCCTGCACAATGGAATGGTCTGGGGAGCATACGGTTGCGGTTTATGCTGGTGGTATCCGTTTTTATCGCCCGATTCAGATTGGCGATTTGATTGAGGTGGATGCGCGGATGATGCGTACTGACAATCGCGGCATGCAGATGTCAATTTTTGTGCGTTCCGGAAATCCTCGCGGCGGGCGCGAGGATCTTCATACTGCAATTCATGCGACGGTGAGTTATGTTGCGGTTGATATTGATGGCAATCCGCTGCCGGCGCGCCAGTTTGTGCCGCGTACGCAGGAGGATCTGCAGTTGGCAGAGCATGCCAATGTGCTGCGCGAGTTGCGCGCACAGTATTCCCCTATGCCGTTGATCGCACAAAAGACCACGCAGCGCATCGACTAA
- the nrdI gene encoding class Ib ribonucleoside-diphosphate reductase assembly flavoprotein NrdI yields the protein MEASTNPQVIYFSSVSENTHRFIQKTKLTHQRIGLRTRDNPIIATGPYVLITPTYGGGDLAKAVPKQVIKFLNVEQNRHFLKGVITSGNRNFGPAFCFAGTTIAHKCKVPEIHRFELLGTNSDARHVHDTVIAILNERTTK from the coding sequence GTGGAAGCGTCGACAAACCCGCAGGTGATCTACTTCTCCTCAGTGTCGGAAAACACTCACCGCTTCATCCAAAAAACCAAACTCACCCACCAACGCATCGGGCTCCGCACCCGCGACAACCCCATCATCGCAACAGGCCCCTACGTGCTCATCACCCCGACTTACGGAGGAGGTGACCTCGCCAAAGCCGTACCCAAACAAGTGATCAAATTCCTCAACGTCGAACAAAACCGACACTTCCTCAAAGGCGTGATAACCAGCGGAAATCGCAACTTCGGACCCGCCTTTTGCTTCGCCGGCACCACCATCGCACACAAATGCAAGGTGCCCGAAATCCATCGATTCGAACTACTCGGCACCAACTCCGATGCCCGCCACGTCCACGACACCGTGATCGCCATACTCAACGAAAGGACCACCAAATGA
- a CDS encoding phosphoribosylaminoimidazolesuccinocarboxamide synthase, protein MRPELSQYTHVSAGKVREIYEIDDERLLMVVSDRISAYDHILEPEIPDKGRVLTAMSMYFFHNIDFPNHLAGPIDDPAIPEEVLGRAMVCKKLKMLPFECVARGYLTGSGLKEYQETGTVCGVELPEGLVEASKLPEPIFTPATKAELGDHDENVSFDVVVEKLGEARANELRDATLRIYSEAAALAEERGIILADTKFEFGLDEDGTLVLADEVLTPDSSRYWPADGYEEGKVQPSFDKQYVRNWLTGPKSGWSTDDVTPPPSLPGSVVEATRERYVEAFERITGKKFSEWIGCCV, encoded by the coding sequence ATGCGTCCTGAACTCTCCCAGTACACTCATGTCTCCGCTGGCAAGGTGCGTGAGATTTACGAGATCGACGATGAACGCCTCCTCATGGTTGTTTCTGATCGTATCTCTGCTTACGACCATATTTTGGAACCAGAGATTCCAGACAAGGGTCGCGTGCTCACTGCTATGAGCATGTACTTCTTCCACAACATCGATTTTCCGAACCACCTTGCAGGGCCTATCGACGACCCCGCAATCCCAGAAGAGGTGCTCGGCCGTGCCATGGTGTGCAAGAAGCTCAAGATGCTGCCTTTCGAGTGCGTTGCACGTGGTTACCTCACCGGCTCCGGCTTGAAGGAATACCAAGAAACCGGCACGGTTTGTGGTGTGGAGCTACCCGAGGGCTTGGTGGAGGCTTCTAAGCTCCCAGAGCCGATCTTTACCCCTGCTACGAAAGCAGAGCTTGGCGATCACGACGAGAACGTCTCTTTCGACGTTGTCGTGGAAAAGCTGGGCGAGGCGCGTGCGAACGAGCTTCGCGACGCTACCCTGCGCATCTATTCCGAGGCCGCAGCGTTGGCGGAAGAGCGTGGCATCATCTTGGCGGACACCAAGTTCGAGTTCGGTTTGGACGAGGATGGCACCTTGGTGCTAGCCGACGAGGTGCTTACCCCAGATTCTTCGCGCTACTGGCCAGCGGATGGCTATGAAGAGGGCAAAGTGCAACCAAGCTTTGATAAGCAGTACGTTCGTAACTGGTTGACCGGACCAAAATCGGGTTGGTCTACTGACGATGTCACCCCTCCGCCATCACTGCCAGGTTCTGTTGTGGAAGCCACCCGTGAACGCTACGTGGAAGCCTTCGAGCGCATTACTGGTAAGAAATTCTCCGAGTGGATCGGGTGCTGCGTTTAA